A window of Streptomyces marispadix contains these coding sequences:
- a CDS encoding thiolase family protein, translated as MPRTARDVVFVDGVRTPFGKAGPKGIYHETRADDLVVKCIRELLRRNPDLPPERIDEVAIAATTQIGDQGLTLGRTAGILAGLPNTVPGYSIDRMCAGAMTAVTSTAGSISFGAYDVVVAGGVEHMGRHPMGEGVDPNPRFVSEKLVDQSALFMGMTAENLHDRFPHLTKQRADEYAVRSQEKAAKAYANGKIQQDLVPISVRRTNEEGGETGWGLATQDEPMRPGTTLESLAGLKTPFRAHGRVTPGNAAGLNDGATASLIAAEDFAEELGLPVRMRLVSYAFAGVEPEVMGVGPVPSTQKALAKAGLSIDDIGLFEVNEAFAVQVLALLDHYGIADDDPRVNQYGGAIAYGHPLASSGVRLMTQLARQFEEQPHVRYGLTTMCVGFGMGGTVIWENPNFEGAGK; from the coding sequence GTGCCTCGTACCGCTAGGGACGTCGTCTTCGTCGACGGCGTCCGCACACCGTTCGGCAAGGCGGGCCCCAAGGGCATCTATCACGAGACCAGGGCAGACGACCTGGTCGTGAAGTGCATCCGCGAACTGCTGCGCCGTAACCCGGACTTGCCCCCGGAGCGCATCGACGAGGTGGCGATCGCCGCCACCACGCAGATCGGCGACCAGGGCCTGACCCTCGGCCGCACCGCGGGCATCCTGGCCGGGCTGCCCAACACCGTTCCCGGATACTCGATCGACCGCATGTGTGCCGGCGCGATGACGGCGGTGACGTCCACCGCCGGTTCCATCTCCTTCGGCGCGTACGACGTCGTGGTCGCGGGCGGCGTCGAGCACATGGGCCGTCACCCGATGGGTGAGGGCGTCGACCCCAACCCCCGCTTCGTATCGGAGAAGCTGGTCGACCAGTCCGCCCTGTTCATGGGCATGACGGCGGAGAACCTGCACGACCGCTTCCCGCATCTGACCAAGCAGCGCGCCGACGAGTACGCGGTGCGCAGCCAGGAGAAGGCCGCCAAGGCGTACGCCAACGGCAAGATCCAGCAGGACCTCGTACCGATCTCGGTCCGCCGCACCAACGAGGAGGGCGGGGAGACCGGCTGGGGTCTGGCCACGCAGGACGAGCCGATGCGTCCGGGCACCACCCTGGAGAGCCTCGCCGGGCTGAAGACGCCCTTCCGCGCGCACGGCCGCGTCACACCGGGCAACGCCGCGGGGCTCAACGACGGTGCCACCGCCTCGCTGATCGCCGCCGAGGACTTCGCCGAGGAGCTGGGTCTGCCGGTCAGGATGCGGCTGGTCAGCTACGCCTTCGCCGGTGTCGAGCCGGAGGTCATGGGCGTAGGGCCGGTGCCGTCCACGCAGAAGGCGCTCGCCAAGGCCGGGCTGTCGATCGACGACATCGGCCTGTTCGAGGTCAACGAGGCGTTCGCGGTGCAGGTGCTGGCGCTGCTCGACCACTACGGCATCGCCGACGACGACCCTCGCGTCAACCAGTACGGCGGCGCCATCGCCTACGGGCACCCGCTGGCCTCCTCCGGCGTGCGGCTGATGACGCAGCTTGCGCGGCAGTTCGAGGAGCAGCCGCATGTGCGCTACGGGCTGACGACGATGTGCGTCGGCTTCGGCATGGGCGGAACCGTCATCTGGGAGAACCCGAACTTCGAAGGGGCAGGCAAGTGA
- a CDS encoding 3-hydroxyacyl-CoA dehydrogenase NAD-binding domain-containing protein, with translation MSTNTAELLKGAAELFPDEVVTQAHVRHLELPGGAGRFALITLDNGFDHTKPTTFGPASLANLNAAIDQVEKEAKDGEIVGVGITGKPFIFAVGADLKGVELLKEREDALAIGQGGHAVFRRLADLGVPSFAYYNGAAMGGGVEVGLHCTYRTVSQAVPAFGLPEVFLGLVPGWGGCALLPNLIGADRAVTVIVENSLNQNKQLKGPQVYELGIADALFEGADFLEQSLRWTASVLKGETEVVRAEVDRDEAWDQAVARGRQIADDKVHGAAPAAYRALDIVAAAKSGDLRAGFEAEDKALADLIMGGELRSGIYAFNLVQKRAKRPVGAPDKSLARPVTKVGVVGAGLMASQLALLFARRLEVPVVLTDLDQERVDKGVGYVHEEIDKLLLKGRVNQDKANRLKALVTGSLDKAAAFGDADFVIEAVFEEMGLKQKIFAEVEAVVPEHAILATNTSSLSVTEMASKLKHPERVVGFHFFNPVAVLPLLEIVRAERTDDASLATAFSVAKSLKKTAVLVKDAPAFVVNRVLTRFLGEVLRSIDEGTPVDVADRALAPLGLPMSPIVLLELVGPAVAHHVSGTLHDAFPDRFGVSENLGRVVEAGKRNLYVPGSGKPELDPEVEALFQTGDVQLTEEQVRERALDAIAQEVRLMLDEGVVAEAQDIDLCLITGAGWPFHLGGITPYLDREGVSERATGRRFLEPGVASVPA, from the coding sequence GTGAGCACCAACACCGCCGAGTTGCTGAAGGGCGCGGCCGAGCTGTTCCCGGACGAGGTCGTCACTCAGGCGCATGTGCGCCACCTCGAACTCCCGGGCGGCGCGGGCCGGTTCGCGCTGATCACCCTGGACAACGGCTTCGACCACACCAAGCCGACGACGTTCGGCCCGGCCTCGCTGGCCAATCTGAACGCCGCGATCGACCAGGTCGAGAAGGAGGCGAAGGACGGCGAGATCGTCGGCGTCGGCATCACCGGCAAGCCGTTCATCTTCGCCGTGGGCGCCGACCTCAAGGGCGTCGAGCTGCTGAAGGAGCGCGAGGACGCGCTCGCCATCGGGCAGGGCGGTCACGCGGTGTTCCGTCGGCTGGCCGACCTGGGCGTGCCGAGCTTCGCGTACTACAACGGCGCGGCGATGGGCGGCGGCGTCGAGGTGGGGCTGCACTGCACCTACCGCACCGTCTCGCAGGCCGTGCCAGCGTTCGGTCTGCCGGAGGTCTTCCTCGGGCTGGTGCCCGGCTGGGGCGGGTGCGCGCTGCTGCCGAACCTCATCGGCGCCGACCGTGCCGTCACGGTCATCGTCGAGAACTCCCTCAACCAGAACAAGCAGCTCAAGGGCCCGCAGGTCTACGAACTGGGCATCGCCGACGCCCTGTTCGAGGGCGCGGACTTCCTGGAGCAGTCGCTGCGCTGGACCGCTTCCGTGCTCAAGGGCGAGACCGAGGTCGTACGGGCCGAGGTCGACCGGGACGAGGCGTGGGACCAGGCCGTCGCACGCGGGCGGCAGATCGCCGACGACAAGGTGCACGGCGCTGCGCCCGCCGCCTACCGTGCGCTCGACATCGTCGCGGCGGCCAAGAGCGGCGACCTGCGTGCGGGATTCGAGGCCGAGGACAAGGCGCTCGCCGACCTGATCATGGGCGGTGAACTGCGCAGCGGCATCTACGCGTTCAACCTGGTGCAGAAGCGCGCCAAGCGGCCCGTCGGTGCTCCGGACAAGTCGCTGGCTCGTCCCGTCACCAAGGTGGGCGTCGTGGGCGCGGGTCTGATGGCCTCGCAGCTCGCGCTGCTCTTCGCGCGCCGCCTGGAGGTGCCGGTCGTACTGACCGACCTCGACCAGGAGCGGGTCGACAAGGGCGTGGGCTACGTCCACGAGGAGATCGACAAGCTGCTGCTGAAGGGCCGTGTCAACCAGGACAAGGCGAACCGGCTGAAGGCGCTGGTGACCGGATCGCTGGACAAGGCCGCCGCCTTCGGTGACGCGGACTTCGTCATCGAGGCCGTCTTCGAGGAGATGGGCCTCAAGCAGAAGATCTTCGCGGAGGTCGAGGCGGTCGTGCCGGAGCACGCCATCCTCGCCACCAACACCTCGTCGCTGTCGGTCACGGAGATGGCGTCGAAGCTCAAGCACCCCGAGCGGGTCGTCGGCTTCCACTTCTTCAACCCGGTGGCCGTGCTGCCGCTGCTGGAGATCGTACGAGCGGAGCGCACCGACGACGCGTCGCTGGCCACGGCGTTCTCCGTCGCCAAGTCCCTGAAGAAGACGGCCGTTCTGGTCAAGGACGCACCGGCGTTCGTCGTCAACCGAGTGCTGACGCGCTTCCTCGGCGAGGTGCTGCGCTCGATCGACGAGGGCACTCCGGTCGACGTCGCCGACCGCGCTCTGGCGCCGCTGGGCCTGCCCATGTCGCCGATCGTGCTGCTGGAGCTGGTCGGTCCGGCCGTCGCCCACCACGTGTCGGGCACGCTGCACGACGCGTTCCCCGACCGCTTCGGCGTCTCGGAGAACCTCGGCCGCGTCGTCGAGGCGGGCAAGCGCAACCTCTACGTACCGGGCTCCGGCAAGCCCGAGTTGGACCCGGAGGTCGAGGCGCTCTTCCAGACGGGCGATGTGCAGCTCACGGAGGAGCAGGTGCGCGAGCGGGCGCTGGACGCCATCGCCCAGGAGGTGCGCCTGATGCTCGACGAGGGTGTCGTCGCCGAGGCGCAGGACATCGACCTGTGCCTGATCACCGGCGCGGGCTGGCCCTTCCACCTGGGCGGCATCACCCCGTACCTGGACCGTGAGGGCGTCAGCGAGCGGGCCACAGGGCGCCGCTTCCTGGAGCCGGGGGTCGCGAGCGTACCGGCATAA